A genome region from Labilibaculum antarcticum includes the following:
- a CDS encoding helix-turn-helix domain-containing protein, producing MKLYIKYMVSNRCKTAVKEELKKLRLHFIVVELGEVEIMENISEEQREELKKALHITGLELMDDKKAILIEKIKTLIIEMIHYTDEMIKTNFSDFLSEKLNHDYTYLSNLFSEVQGTTIEKFMISHKIERIKELIIYDELSITEIAWKMNYSSVAHLSNQFKKITGLTPSHFKKLKNKRRRPIEEIGNTPDCI from the coding sequence ATGAAATTATATATCAAGTACATGGTAAGTAACCGTTGTAAAACCGCGGTTAAAGAGGAGTTAAAAAAGCTTCGACTACATTTCATTGTTGTAGAATTAGGCGAAGTTGAGATCATGGAAAACATTTCGGAAGAACAAAGGGAAGAACTGAAAAAAGCTTTACACATCACAGGACTTGAATTAATGGATGATAAGAAAGCTATATTGATTGAAAAAATAAAAACTCTAATTATTGAAATGATCCATTATACGGATGAAATGATTAAAACAAACTTTTCTGATTTTTTAAGTGAGAAATTAAATCACGATTATACTTATCTCTCTAATTTATTTTCAGAAGTACAAGGAACTACTATCGAAAAATTTATGATTTCTCATAAAATTGAACGGATAAAAGAATTGATTATTTATGATGAGTTAAGCATTACCGAAATTGCATGGAAAATGAATTACAGCAGTGTAGCTCATTTATCTAATCAGTTTAAAAAAATTACAGGGCTTACCCCCTCTCATTTTAAAAAATTGAAGAATAAAAGACGAAGACCTATTGAAGAAATTGGAAACACGCCCGATTGTATTTAA
- a CDS encoding Ig-like domain-containing protein, producing MKLKNLLSTLAIATVVLMFGCSEDDDINLNTAPTVNSSDPANEAADVALDKIVAVTFSEAMDSLTINTSTFRVMQGTDAVTGVVDYSGLVATFNPTNTLSAETIYTATITTGAEDLAGKALAADKVWSFTTGLLLDDISPAITLTDPASDAKDVVLNKTIAVTFNEAMDASTINAESFIVMQGTNEVSGVVDYSVTTATFTPANSLDAETIYTATLTTEAKDLAGNALATAKVWSFTTGLLSDDTLPEVTLTDPVNDAVDVLPSKIITAEFSEAMDASTINAESFTVMQGTNVVSGAVDYSGTTATFTPTNSLVAETIYTATLTTEAKDLAGNALATAKVWSFTTGIIPDDTLPEVTSTDPVNDAVNVLPSKIITAEFSEEMDASTITNSTFTVMEGTNVVSGAVDYSGTTATFTPDNSLAFATIYTATLTIEAKDLAGNALATTKVWSFTTEDAPDETSPKINSTDPLDNAVDIIRSKKITAEFSEEMDALTITNSTFTVMEGSNVVSGAVDYSGTTATFTPDNSLVAATTYTATLTTEVKDLAGNALAADKEWSFTTEAAPTGLAVVNLGTAGDYAILAKTAINNNPTSDITGDLGLSPAATSYITGLSLTDFTGYAESAQVTGQIFAADMVTPTSSNLTTAVENMLTAYTDAAGRPTPDFLNLGTGNIGGKTLVPGLYNWGTAVTLPSDVTISGGPNDVWIFQIAEGLNMSAGVNVTLEGGAQAKNIFWQVAGEATFGATSHFEGIILSQTAITFKTGASFNGRALAQTAVILDSNVIVEP from the coding sequence ATGAAATTAAAAAATTTATTATCAACCCTTGCAATTGCAACGGTTGTTTTGATGTTTGGTTGTTCAGAAGACGACGATATCAATTTAAATACTGCACCAACAGTGAATTCTTCCGATCCGGCAAACGAAGCTGCAGATGTAGCTCTTGATAAGATAGTTGCTGTTACATTTAGTGAGGCAATGGATTCTTTAACGATCAATACTTCAACATTTAGAGTAATGCAAGGAACAGATGCAGTTACAGGTGTTGTGGATTATTCGGGATTAGTGGCAACATTCAATCCAACAAATACTTTATCTGCTGAAACAATTTATACGGCTACTATAACGACCGGAGCAGAAGACTTAGCAGGCAAGGCACTTGCTGCTGATAAAGTATGGAGTTTTACAACTGGTCTTTTACTAGATGATATATCACCTGCGATAACTTTAACAGACCCTGCAAGCGATGCTAAAGACGTAGTTCTTAACAAGACAATTGCTGTTACATTTAATGAGGCAATGGATGCTTCAACGATCAATGCTGAATCATTTATAGTAATGCAAGGAACAAATGAAGTTTCCGGTGTTGTGGATTATTCTGTAACAACAGCAACTTTTACACCAGCTAACAGCTTGGACGCTGAAACTATTTATACTGCAACCTTAACTACTGAAGCAAAAGACTTAGCTGGTAATGCACTTGCAACTGCTAAAGTATGGAGCTTTACAACTGGTCTTTTATCAGATGATACATTACCGGAAGTAACTTTAACAGATCCTGTAAACGATGCAGTGGATGTACTTCCTAGTAAAATAATTACTGCAGAATTCAGCGAAGCAATGGATGCTTCAACGATCAATGCTGAATCATTTACAGTAATGCAAGGAACAAATGTAGTTTCCGGTGCTGTGGATTATTCAGGAACAACAGCAACTTTTACACCAACTAATAGCTTGGTCGCTGAAACTATTTATACTGCAACGCTAACTACCGAAGCAAAAGACTTAGCTGGCAATGCACTTGCGACTGCTAAAGTATGGAGTTTTACAACTGGTATTATACCTGATGATACATTACCTGAGGTAACTTCAACAGACCCTGTAAACGATGCAGTGAATGTACTTCCTAGTAAAATAATTACTGCAGAATTCAGTGAAGAAATGGATGCTTCAACGATCACTAATTCAACATTTACAGTAATGGAAGGAACAAATGTAGTTTCCGGTGCTGTGGATTATTCAGGAACAACAGCAACTTTTACACCAGATAATAGCTTGGCCTTTGCAACAATTTATACTGCAACGCTGACTATTGAAGCAAAAGACTTAGCTGGTAATGCACTTGCAACTACTAAAGTATGGAGTTTTACAACTGAAGATGCTCCGGATGAAACATCTCCGAAAATAAATTCAACAGACCCTTTAGATAATGCAGTGGATATAATTCGCAGTAAAAAAATTACTGCAGAATTCAGTGAAGAAATGGATGCTTTAACGATCACTAATTCAACATTTACAGTAATGGAAGGATCAAATGTAGTTTCCGGTGCTGTGGATTATTCAGGAACAACAGCAACTTTTACACCAGATAATAGCTTAGTCGCTGCAACAACTTATACTGCAACGCTAACTACTGAAGTAAAAGACTTAGCTGGTAATGCACTTGCTGCTGATAAAGAATGGAGTTTCACAACTGAAGCTGCACCAACTGGCCTAGCTGTAGTTAATCTTGGAACTGCAGGTGATTATGCAATTCTTGCTAAAACCGCGATCAATAACAATCCCACTTCCGATATTACCGGAGATTTGGGTTTAAGTCCGGCAGCCACATCGTACATTACTGGACTTTCCTTAACCGATTTTACAGGATATGCAGAATCGGCTCAAGTTACTGGTCAGATTTTTGCCGCCGATATGGTAACTCCTACTTCAAGTAATTTAACTACAGCTGTTGAAAATATGCTTACAGCCTATACAGATGCTGCCGGTCGACCTACTCCTGATTTTTTAAATTTAGGAACTGGAAATATTGGTGGCAAAACCCTTGTTCCAGGATTATATAATTGGGGAACTGCTGTTACATTGCCTTCTGATGTTACTATTTCGGGTGGACCTAATGATGTTTGGATTTTCCAAATTGCAGAGGGGCTTAACATGAGTGCAGGAGTTAACGTTACTCTTGAAGGAGGCGCACAAGCAAAAAACATTTTCTGGCAGGTAGCCGGTGAAGCAACTTTTGGAGCAACATCTCATTTTGAAGGTATTATTTTGTCGCAGACAGCTATTACTTTTAAAACAGGAGCATCATTTAATGGAAGAGCTTTAGCACAAACTGCTGTAATCCTAGACAGTAATGTAATTGTAGAGCCATAA
- a CDS encoding ice-binding family protein, with translation MKLKNLFSTLAIAAVVLMSGCSKDDDTDLNIAPTMVSSDPVNNTADVALNRNLAVTFNEAMDPLTINTSTFIVKQGTDAVAGVVDYSGLVATFNPTNALSAETIYTATITTGAENLAGKALAADVVWSFTTGLLPDDISPEITLTDPANNAVDLLRSKIITAEFSEAMDASTINTESFIVMQGTNTVSGVVDYSGTTATFTPTNSLVASTIYTATLTTEAKDLAGNALAAEKVWSFTTEDAPAGLAAVELGTAGDYAILAKTAISNNPTSDITGDLGLSPAATSYITGFALTDATGYATSDQVTGQIFASNMADPTPINLTTSVENMITAYNDAAGRPSPDFLELGTGNLGGKTLVPGLYKWTSTVTLPTDVTISGGADDVWIFQISGDLNMSAAVNVTLEGGAQAKNIFWQVAGEATFGATSHFEGIILSMKGINFQTGASFNGRALAQTAVSLDGNAIVEP, from the coding sequence ATGAAATTAAAAAATCTATTTTCAACCCTTGCAATTGCAGCGGTTGTTTTGATGTCGGGTTGTTCAAAAGATGACGATACCGATTTAAATATTGCACCAACGATGGTTTCTTCTGATCCGGTAAACAATACCGCAGATGTAGCTCTTAATAGAAACCTTGCTGTTACATTTAATGAGGCAATGGATCCTTTAACGATCAATACTTCAACATTTATAGTAAAGCAAGGAACAGATGCTGTTGCTGGTGTTGTGGATTATTCAGGATTAGTGGCAACATTCAATCCAACAAATGCTTTATCTGCTGAAACTATTTATACGGCTACAATAACAACCGGAGCAGAAAATTTAGCCGGCAAAGCACTTGCTGCTGATGTAGTATGGAGTTTTACAACTGGCCTTTTACCAGATGATATATCACCGGAGATAACTTTAACAGACCCTGCAAACAATGCAGTGGATTTACTTCGCAGTAAAATAATTACTGCTGAATTCAGCGAAGCAATGGATGCTTCAACGATAAATACTGAATCATTTATAGTAATGCAAGGAACAAACACAGTTTCCGGCGTTGTGGATTATTCAGGAACAACAGCAACTTTTACACCAACTAATAGCTTAGTCGCTTCAACAATTTATACTGCAACCCTAACTACCGAAGCAAAAGATTTAGCTGGTAATGCCCTTGCTGCTGAGAAAGTATGGAGTTTTACAACTGAAGATGCACCAGCTGGCCTGGCTGCAGTTGAACTTGGAACTGCAGGTGATTATGCAATTCTTGCTAAAACCGCGATCAGTAACAATCCTACTTCTGATATTACCGGAGATTTGGGTTTAAGTCCGGCAGCCACTTCCTATATAACAGGGTTTGCGTTAACAGATGCAACGGGGTATGCAACATCTGATCAGGTTACCGGTCAAATTTTTGCATCCAATATGGCAGATCCAACTCCAATTAATTTAACTACATCTGTTGAAAATATGATTACCGCTTATAATGATGCGGCAGGTCGTCCCTCTCCTGACTTTCTTGAGTTAGGAACTGGAAATTTAGGAGGTAAAACGCTTGTTCCAGGTTTATATAAATGGACAAGTACTGTTACATTGCCTACTGATGTTACTATTTCGGGTGGAGCTGACGATGTTTGGATTTTCCAGATTTCAGGTGATCTTAATATGAGTGCTGCAGTAAATGTAACGCTTGAAGGTGGAGCCCAAGCTAAAAATATTTTCTGGCAGGTAGCCGGTGAAGCAACTTTTGGAGCAACATCTCATTTTGAAGGTATCATTTTATCAATGAAGGGGATTAATTTTCAAACAGGAGCATCCTTTAATGGAAGAGCCTTAGCACAAACTGCTGTAAGTCTAGATGGTAATGCAATTGTAGAGCCATAA
- a CDS encoding YegP family protein: MEKFEITKRVDASFMFNLKAPNGLIIMTSQGYTTKEACQNGIESVKTNSLDKEMFKQETASDGSPYFNLTAVNSQIIGTSQMYTSKQSRDQGIDSVNKNAHKAEVIDLTID; encoded by the coding sequence ATGGAAAAATTTGAAATTACAAAAAGAGTAGACGCAAGCTTTATGTTTAACCTTAAAGCGCCAAATGGCTTAATTATTATGACAAGCCAGGGTTATACAACAAAAGAGGCTTGCCAAAATGGAATTGAATCTGTTAAAACCAATAGTCTTGATAAGGAAATGTTTAAACAGGAAACAGCTTCAGATGGAAGTCCATATTTTAACCTGACCGCGGTAAATAGTCAAATTATTGGCACAAGTCAAATGTACACATCAAAACAAAGTAGAGACCAAGGGATTGATTCAGTAAACAAGAATGCGCACAAAGCTGAAGTTATTGATTTGACTATTGATTAA